tcttcttttcttttattctacatGAAGTGTTTAGTATTTTTTAACTCAGCAAAAAAGCGACTATTTTCcccagaaatgaaaacaaaatcccTTTAAGAAGAAATGCAACAATTGCTCTCACTTTCAATACTATTTTATTGCAACTGGATGAATGTTTTCTAAATTGTGCATTACACCATAATATACAGGATTACAAACAAAATTACAGTACAGCTCGATTCCAGTGGTACCAGCATCACATCTCAAACAGCACTTATTCTGGACTGCATTTTACATGCAATAGCTATTGTTCTAATTATGAATTAAATGGTTTGAATTTATTTAAGCTACTGTACTAATTGACTACAATAGATATAAATCCCAACATTAACAACCTGATTAGATTTAGGCTCAGATTTATTACATGAATATATGACAAACCACCATTTTTGTGACTATGTATAAAATCATGCATTTATATTTTCTGGAAACATCAATAGCTTCAGATTCTCTGTAAAATCATGGAATGCAGAGGAGTAAAAGACTAAAAAGTAACAGTGCAAATTGTATGTGATAGTCAAgcagcttttgatttaaagaagGGTATGTTGgcatttatttataatatgtatatacaagCTTGTGCAACTAATGTGTTGAATTGATATGTTTTGATAGGGAATGcatctcttaattttttattctcttgaaAATTATGTTTCTGGTTTATATTTTAGGGAGAGGGAAAGACTTTAAAGTGAAATGAATTGCTCAaattgtgcaattttttttttttttttttttacaattaggAAAGAAGTGCTAAGGCAACACAATAACTTTCTAAGCACTTTTCTGCTGGTTTAAAttagttaaattattttgtataaattaGATATAATTCTACTTTTCTGATATGTATAAAAATTGATGAAGCTGCATGGTTTTAAAATAGGAAATTCACATtataaaaagtcattaaaaattctGTACAAAATCACAACAAAATAATTCAGCATGGGAAAGGTAACAAGTAGTAAAATGCtggttgaaaaatatatatttatatatattttaattggcCCATTACTAGTTTAAAAATTGCATAGTTCCTAATTATTGCTTGTGATTTTGTTATCCCGATCAGATAATTAATACGATCTGAATACAGCTACACCAAATTCGTGGTGCATTTCTTTaactttactgtatttttttttaaaatagaagagctatagaaaataatacataagGTGAACAGGAACTTTGATCCCCTGTTTCTTCCAAAGGCAGTAAtgacaataaatacatatatcacTTGAAGCTTGGAGTATTTGCACTTTGCAGCAGTAGTACCCAAAGGGCTGCCTTTTGTAAACACGACAGTCACTGTAAGCACAGTGGGTTCGTTTCCCGGAAATGGTGAAACTGGCGTGCCTCTAATCATGAAAGATGGCATTGAGCTGGGCACTCATGACTCGCTCATGATGTGAATGGCTATCGAAGGACATAATATTGTCTATGGAGATCTCGCAGCGAGGGGCAGCGGTGCCCGAGAAGATTGATCCGTGGCTTTGGGCCCCTGCCAGGGTCGCTGCAGGATAGTGCATGGTAAAGGCATAATTTTTCTCAAACTCGGCGGACGGTTCGTGTTTGAAAGAGAAGTTGCCATTGATGCTGAGCGGCGGGCTGAGGGGTCCATCAAAGGAAGGGCTGGTGCAATCAGTCAGAGGGCTTTCAAAGAAGGGCTCCAGCGCTGCGCTGTAGGCGTGCGGCGGCGGCTTGACGTGGAAGACATGGGAGCTGTCCATGGTGCCGTAAGGCGGACTGGGCAGCCCAGGCGACTGGTAGGAGTAGGGGTGTACAGGGAAGGAAGCGCTGGCCGTCGGCAGGTGCGGGGGCATGTCCTGGTTCTGTTCAGGCAGAAAAGTCCGAGGATTGAGTTGCAGGCAGCCTGCAACCAGGTTGGTGGTGGGTTGGGATAAGCCCTTGCAAAGGGTCTGAACGAAGGAGACCAGGTCTGGGCTTTTGCCTGAGCGCAGGATCTCCGACAGAGCCCAGATGTAGTTCTTGGCCAAGCGCAGAGTCTCGATTTTGGACAGCTTCTGCGTCTTAGAATAGCAGGGCACCACCTTGCGCAGGTTGTCTAGGGCCGCGTTCAGTCCGTGCATGCGGTTGCGCTCCCGGGCGTTAGCCTTCATGCGTCTCAATTTAAAACGCTCCAGGCGAGCCTTGGTCATCTTCTTCTTTTTGGGGCCGCGTCTCTTGGGCTTTTGATCgtcatcctcctcttcctcttcttcctcctcttccaggTCCTCGTCTTcgtcctcctcctctcccccatTCCTCAGTGAGTCCTCCTCTGCGTTCATGGCTTCGAGGTCGTCCTCCTTCTTGTCTGCCTCGTGCTCCTCGTCCTGAGAACTGAGACACTCGTCTGTCCAGCTTGGAGGACCTTGGGGCTGAGGTTCGCCCATCAGCCCACTCTCGCTGTACGATTTGGTCATGTTTAGATTTCCTACATTCAACAGGGTAGaggcaaacagaaagaaaaggagaaaaacgcTATATTCAAAAGCCAGATACGCCTTCAGCTTCCACTCCCTCAATCTGTACAAATGCTTGAGAAAAGTACCTGCCCATTACAAAATGAATGCCTCCGAGAAAAAGTTAAATGCAGTGTTTTATAATGGCGCGTGCGTGTGCCCCGCTGGTACGTAGGAGTGAGGACAGGACTGGGGGAAGGCAgtgaatatgtatatgtgtacaccaCTCACGCATATGTGTTTGTATCCTAGTGATTAACTTAAATGTGTTTATGGTGGTTGCCCGACAAGATAATGTGTGTGGAAATGACTGTACATTTCAGTGACTTCATGTTTATCCAAATGTGTTCAAAGTCACTcacaactacacacacacatacacacacacacacacacacacacacaaatgagctGAAAAATCACACATTCTGCTTCCATTTTTGTCCTGGCTTCTAGGTACTTAGCGATTTAAGTTGAAGAGCCATTGCGCAATTTACTAATACTGGCAGCGATTTTTAAGAAGATTACACAGACGGGATACTGAAGAGCAAAtgcagaaaggaggaaaaatagttTCCGCCAAATTGTTCCACCATCAATGTAACATTTGGCAACAAAAGTGGACAGGGTCTTCCACCCCTCCCTCgcctttcttttcttgccttccaTCTCTGGCCCGACGCTGAATTTCCACCTTGTACAAAAGCGCTAGCTGCAGGGCGAGGGCTGGGGGCGCGGCGCAGAGCGCTCTCCCACGCGCCGGGGATCAGGTGCGGAAGGCTCCTCTCTAATAAACAGCCCATTGAAAGGGCCGCCCGCTCTTTATTGAGGCTTTTCAAAGTTCGCCTCAAACCTCCCTTTAAAAAATTGAGTAATTATAATGGTCAGCGATTGGCAACCGCGAAGTTGCTGCTtctaataaggaaaataaaaagctgtTAGTAAAACAACTGCATTTCTGGCTCCAGTAGTGGCTGCTGGGGACTTGGCCGCCTCTGGAGCGGTAACAGGTAGCAGGAGTGAGTCCCTCTCCCTTTCTTCACTTTCCCCCCTCTCAACTAAACTATCTCTGAACCTGATTTATTTTCCATGGTGTGAATACTCAAGGTATCCATGTCGCTTTCATTCACTGAAAACACAGCTTGACACTCCTAATATGCGtaaaatacatgcacacaaaatatatattgataacacagcttttttttttcttattgtaagaAGTGAGAAAATGAAGTCATTATTGCTTTTGGGACTTTAAAATCAGCACTAGCAGATAATCATAATTACtgtgtattcttttaaaaaatccaagcTCCTATGCTATCCACAAAAGAAACCcaaattcttaaaatttaaattagaaagcCTGCAGGGGGTACTTGAGTGACACGACTCATTATGTGTGAGTACTTATGGGCAATTATGGAGAGGGATGCTGGtctcaacacacatacacacgctcGCAAACGCACACATACAGAATATGTAGGTGCATCAGTCTTCAGTTATTGCTTCTATTCTAGggcaaaaaaatgaaagaattgtaATTACCTTTGTTGTTAGTAGGTCCTGAGCAGTGAAAGTCTCATAACCCTGGGGCCTCCGGACGCCGTGCCTCCTGCGTGGGCGAATTCCTCGTGTCCTGGCCGCGCGGGCGCTCAGGTTATATAGCCCAGTTAGTGATGCTAAGCGCGGGCGGGGCTGCTAGCTGAGGAGCTAGCAGGTCTCTGCGCCTGCCGCCTGCGCACGCGTCCAGGCTGTGCGCTCCCggttctcccctcctccccacttctCCCCACGCCTTGCTTGTCTCCCGCCCTCCTCTGACAACCGctcccctcaccctccaccccTACTCCcgccccttctccttcctccccggCATGCGCCATATGGTCTTCCCGGTCCAGCCAAGAGCCTGGAACCACGTGACCTGCCCATTTGTATGCCGCGGAGCGCTCCATTCCGGCCCCTTTGTGGCCAGAAGAAAGTGGCCCATCTGTCGCCAGTTAGAGACTCCGCGGACCTGTTTTTACCCGCAGGAGAGATTAACCCTTTCAGGCGGCAGAAGGGACAGGGGATAGAGGGGGGAGGGGAtttgagggaaggaagggaaaagctAATGTTGAGTTGGTCTACATCAGAGAGAGTGGCCTGCTTTCACGCCGGAAGTAGGGCAGAGGTGAAAGAGGCAGAagggggagactgaggcacgcaGTGAAGAGTCCTCGCTCCTTTCGATTTCTTGTCCTGGCACTGGCATCCAGAGCAGCATGACTCCCTGCCCTGTCTGAAAGGCCCATCCCTTGGCTTCTTCTCCTTGGCAGACGCTTTGATCATTG
The sequence above is drawn from the Macaca mulatta isolate MMU2019108-1 chromosome 12, T2T-MMU8v2.0, whole genome shotgun sequence genome and encodes:
- the NEUROD1 gene encoding neurogenic differentiation factor 1, coding for MTKSYSESGLMGEPQPQGPPSWTDECLSSQDEEHEADKKEDDLEAMNAEEDSLRNGGEEEDEDEDLEEEEEEEEEDDDQKPKRRGPKKKKMTKARLERFKLRRMKANARERNRMHGLNAALDNLRKVVPCYSKTQKLSKIETLRLAKNYIWALSEILRSGKSPDLVSFVQTLCKGLSQPTTNLVAGCLQLNPRTFLPEQNQDMPPHLPTASASFPVHPYSYQSPGLPSPPYGTMDSSHVFHVKPPPHAYSAALEPFFESPLTDCTSPSFDGPLSPPLSINGNFSFKHEPSAEFEKNYAFTMHYPAATLAGAQSHGSIFSGTAAPRCEISIDNIMSFDSHSHHERVMSAQLNAIFHD